AGATCTGCCCCTAAAGTTATAAGAAAACAGATCATCTTAATGCTCTGTGCTCCAATCCTGCAACAGCAAGAGGTGCTTCCCATATGCCTAGCTAATGCAAGATAAAGAAGCACTAATAATCTCCAAAGGACATCATCTAACACAAGGAGCGGAGTGGTGGCCAGTGGCTGTACCCCCACGCAAGCTGCCCACTGTGCCCTGCCTGACCAGACCAGGGCAGGTTGTCCTACGCCAAAGGTTTGAATAGAAATGTATCTCACAGCCAGCCACAGCTCAAATAAATTCAATTCAATTCAATTTATTGTGTGAGTCCAACCAAAACCAGCTTGGTTTCTTTGCTTGGAGGTCTTGTCCTCTTAAGAGGTGGTCAGCCAGCCATGCCATTCAATGAGACAGGCCTGACAAACCCTTGATTGTGTTGAATCTGATATCAAGGAAATAGCTGGGGCTAGCGTACTCCATAGTGAATGACAATAAGAGCACACAGCCCATGCACCTCACATGTCATATCTCAAAGAGATCTCTATCTCAAAAGACCCCTACTGCCCTGAACAAGTTATTGCCTACCAGCTACCCCAGGTGGACAACAGGTATAAGAAAtagtaccaatctatatcatcggTCCCAAGGGAACCTCCATGTCCATACAAGTTACAAATGGGATGGACTCTTGCTGGAAATTGAGTTTCTGAATTAACAAGCCACGACTTTCTTGCACCGTCCCAAGGCCAGATAGAAATTGGGTGTCCAACACAGCGCTGCAGCTAGCACCAGAAACCTGGACCTCTGTAGTAGGTAGGTTAAAATGAGGAGTTAAGGACAGTGGTCATACTACATCACACTGCATAGGCCCCAACCACCCAGGCACATGGAAAGCAATGGTGAGGCCTACCCAACTGCACCCCCCTGGATGGCTGTGATTAGGCCACAATGGCCAGGCACCAACTTTTAAGTACCACCACCTGATCATTCCTCATCAGCTACACTGGAACCATATATTCTAACCTTAGCCCCTTTGAAGACCTTTCACTTTGATTCTTCTTGTCTACCTAGGTTAAAATACTGGTTCTACCCACTTCAAGATCAAATGCACAAGTCCTCCTTACGTAAATGCCAATACATTATGTGCAGGTGCAGGCACTAGCTAGACACCTCCAAGCTGTGTAAAGTTCTACTTGGGAGGCTATAAATGCCTAGCTATGACATATGCATGGTTCTCTACACAACACACACCACCATCCTATTCCTGCCTCgcttcctcttctcttctctccACTGCCCAACTTTTGCCATAGACAAGGAAGAACCTCTAGGTAGCTTTCCTCCAGAGCAGCAATGGCCATGCACTCTCTCTCCCAGGGGCACCCGCAGGCCTGGCCATGGGGGGTAGCCATGTACACCAACCTACACTACCACCACCAGTACGAGAGGGAGCACCTGTTCGAGAAAACCTTGACGCCCAGCGATGTAGGCAAGCTCAACAGGCTGGTGATCCCCAAGCAGCACGCGGAGAGGTACTTCCCCCTCAACGGCGGTGACTCCCCCGGCGACAAGGACCTGCTCCTGTCTTTCGAGGATGAGGCCGGCAAGCCGTGGCGGTTCCGGTACTCGTACTGGACGAGCAGCCAGAGCTACGTGCTCACCAAGGGCTGGAGCAGGTACGTCAAGGAGAAGCAGCTTGACGCGGGACACATCGTGCACTTCGAGAGGGTACGCGGCCTTGGCACAGGCGACCGGCTCTTCATCCACTGCAGGCGCCGTGGCGAGAGCGCGCCGCCACCACCTGTCCGCGTACCTCCGCCTGCTCTGAACGCCGGGGAGCAGCAGCCTTGGAGCCCGATGTGCTATAGCACGTCAGGATCATACCCTACCAGCCCTGCCAACTCCCACGTCTATCGCCGCTCCGTGGAGCAAGATCACAGCGACATGCTGCAtgcaggtatatatatatacagcACTCAAGAACAAAGCACTCGATAACATGCAACATGACTTAGATGCAGGTGCTGAAAATCACATATCTCTTACACCCATTCTCCGGTGAATTCTTGCAGGTGACTCGCGGAGAGAGGCAGACGCCAAGAGCAGCACGGCATCGGGGCCGCCGTCGAGACGTCTCCGGCTGTTCGGCGTCAACCTCGACTGCGGTCCGGAGCCAGAGGCAGAGGCAGCAACGCCAATGTACGGCTACACACACCACAGCCCCTACGCTGCAGCAGTGGCCACGGTGCCAACTTACTGGTGAGTACTGTAAACATCATCAAGTTCCATTCATACACATCTGTAGATATTCAGTAGGACATATATATAACAAAATttctcaaaatttaaaacaaaatatTTTTTCACAACAGGGGCAGTTCATAAGATGGTGAGGTCTGAAGCCATGCTCGAGTATCCTAACAACCAGCAGTGAAACTAGTTACTACCAGCCAGCCTACTAAGCTACTCTGAACTGAGTGACAGGCTTGAATTGACCCTTGgaaggaaaaggaagaggaagtgGAAGATCCCTTGTTTCCCGGGCAATCTTCCTTCCATCCACAGAGTGCCCTTTTTTCTATGTTTTCTTTCTTCTGGTCTTCCAGAGACCCTACTCGATCGCATCGCAGTACGGGGCCCTTAGCAGGTGGCAGGTTTCAGGAAACATCAGGTTGAAAAGGAGAGGGAGTAAGAGAGATAGAAGGATGGTGacacacatgaaaaacaaaaggacATGCTTAGCAAGCATGTGTGTATGTATGTGTCATCTGTATGTACTGGGTCCAAGAACAAACTATGAAGTTGATGTATCCACTCCA
This region of Triticum aestivum cultivar Chinese Spring chromosome 2D, IWGSC CS RefSeq v2.1, whole genome shotgun sequence genomic DNA includes:
- the LOC123054577 gene encoding B3 domain-containing protein Os11g0156000; its protein translation is MAMHSLSQGHPQAWPWGVAMYTNLHYHHQYEREHLFEKTLTPSDVGKLNRLVIPKQHAERYFPLNGGDSPGDKDLLLSFEDEAGKPWRFRYSYWTSSQSYVLTKGWSRYVKEKQLDAGHIVHFERVRGLGTGDRLFIHCRRRGESAPPPPVRVPPPALNAGEQQPWSPMCYSTSGSYPTSPANSHVYRRSVEQDHSDMLHAGDSRREADAKSSTASGPPSRRLRLFGVNLDCGPEPEAEAATPMYGYTHHSPYAAAVATVPTYWGSS